A window of Solea senegalensis isolate Sse05_10M linkage group LG20, IFAPA_SoseM_1, whole genome shotgun sequence contains these coding sequences:
- the umad1 gene encoding UBAP1-MVB12-associated (UMA)-domain containing protein 1 isoform X1: MILRGGHLHEGIVSVLQQSLIMFSFLGLRKDSKKSTSDKDTDGGFVFIGETVEEQRRKMQTMNIAQPTTNVIVQPSKPSYPAVPGNRELHTQIPCTGPAAGPSAVADAASSLPDVLGDIPFTLAPHVLTMQAGFSLIPDVLLSRDINYNLANFQYDFTLENSVLHNA; this comes from the exons ATGATATTACGCGGTGGACACTTACATGAGGGAATAGTCAGTGTTTTACAGCAG AGTCTCATCATGTTCAGTTTCCTTGGTCTCCGCAAAGACTCGAAGAAATCCACATCGGACAAGGACACAGATGGAGGCTTTGTTTTCATCG GAGAGACAGttgaggagcagaggaggaagatgcAGACCATGAACATTGCACAACCGACGACTAATGTGATAGTGCAGCCATCAAAG CCGTCTTATCCAGCTGTACCTGGCAACAGAGAGCTTCACACACAGATACCCTGCACGGGGCCGGCAGCGGGGCCCTCAGCAGTCGCAGACGCTGCCTCCTCTCTCCCGGACGTCCTCGGGGACATTCCCTTCACTTTGGCTCCTCATGTCCTCACCATGCAAGCAGGATTCTCCCTCATCCCGGATGTGCTGCTCTCCCGGGACATTAACTACAACCTGGCTAATTTTCAGTATGACTTCACTTTAGAGAACTCGGTGCTCCATAATGCctag
- the rpa3 gene encoding replication protein A 14 kDa subunit codes for MAGIIDVPKPRINCSMLSQHINRPVCFVGRVEKVHPTGKTFTLLDGEGKVATVELNEPLEEELSGVVEVIGMVSNKGAIMATTYNIMREDKGIPFDLELYNEALKVVHDFPQHYPFEVASSG; via the exons atggcAGGAATCATCGATGTCCCGAAACCGAGGATAAACTGCTCTATGCTGTCGCAGCACATTAACAGACCGGTGTGCTTCGTTGGGCGGGTCGAAAAG gttCACCCAACAGGAAAGACCTTCACTTTGTTAGATGGAGAAGGAAAGGTCGCCACAGTGGAACTGAACGAGCCT CTGGAAGAGGAGCTGAGTGGCGTTGTGGAGGTGATTGGTATGGTCTCCAACAAAGGAGCGATCATGGCCACGACATACAACATCATGCGAGAGGACAAAGGCATTCCCTTTG ATTTGGAGCTTTACAACGAAGCCCTGAAGGTCGTCCACGACTTCCCACAGCACTACCCCTTTGAGGTGGCGTCCAGTGGATAA
- the umad1 gene encoding UBAP1-MVB12-associated (UMA)-domain containing protein 1 isoform X2: MFSFLGLRKDSKKSTSDKDTDGGFVFIGETVEEQRRKMQTMNIAQPTTNVIVQPSKPSYPAVPGNRELHTQIPCTGPAAGPSAVADAASSLPDVLGDIPFTLAPHVLTMQAGFSLIPDVLLSRDINYNLANFQYDFTLENSVLHNA, translated from the exons ATGTTCAGTTTCCTTGGTCTCCGCAAAGACTCGAAGAAATCCACATCGGACAAGGACACAGATGGAGGCTTTGTTTTCATCG GAGAGACAGttgaggagcagaggaggaagatgcAGACCATGAACATTGCACAACCGACGACTAATGTGATAGTGCAGCCATCAAAG CCGTCTTATCCAGCTGTACCTGGCAACAGAGAGCTTCACACACAGATACCCTGCACGGGGCCGGCAGCGGGGCCCTCAGCAGTCGCAGACGCTGCCTCCTCTCTCCCGGACGTCCTCGGGGACATTCCCTTCACTTTGGCTCCTCATGTCCTCACCATGCAAGCAGGATTCTCCCTCATCCCGGATGTGCTGCTCTCCCGGGACATTAACTACAACCTGGCTAATTTTCAGTATGACTTCACTTTAGAGAACTCGGTGCTCCATAATGCctag